tttggcccttggccattgcctttcttttgtcactgtcactgccacaccatcactgcctttggccattggccactgtttttcttcattttccactgtccatttttcctatatcaattttcactgttcttggcttagtgccaccattacttcactgccatctcttcttttctccttgccttgctactcagctgccttggccacttccctgcaaccctgctgctgctgctgctttccttcctcttgctactgctgctgctacttcttctcttgttgctgctcccagctcctgttgccttcacttctccagccttgttgtgctcctgccaggcccagccttgtttgctgctaCTGCTCCAAACCCAGTTCaataaagcccagttcattcttagggaataaggtcaaaacccaaactcaattaaaagcccagtgcacttcaagggCCAATCCTAGTggacttcaagaccaactgagcccaagctcagttcacttcattatcaaacaagcctataatccaaaggtaccctaagcccaaagcccaaaaggcttcatagttaaccaacaacaaattagagcccaaaatagctagagaactccaaacacacccagtctatgtggatcgacccgtacttgcacgagctacaactgacgaccgtgcacttgcggtattactgtaggtccgtttcatttcgcttcaattttatacgctttcccggtcCCACCAGCAAATCCATCTTTTTTTCTTTGTGCCATATTCCTAATTTTATGACGAGTTGGATGGAACTTCTCATCGATATTTAGCCTTTGGTAGGCTACGTTCGGATCTGTCCCAGGCATTTCAGCAAAACTCCATGTGAAAACGTCAACGTTTTCCCTTAACATTGTAATCAAACCATCGCGTTCGTGCGCGGGTAGATATGCCCCTACGAATGTGGTTTTGTGCTTCTCATCCTCAACCTGGACCTCGATCAGTTTCTCGCCTGTTAGGGGTTCTTCCGCTTCCTCTACCATATATGATTCTGGGGAGAGAGGGTTCTGTAATTGCTATTTTGTCCGACTCGCAGGATATGGTTCCCGCTAACTTCTGATTTTTTGTATTCATCCATAGCATTCTCGTGACACTTGTGGGAGTCCATATGGTCGCTTCTAACCTTCACGACCCCTTCAGGGGCAGTAATAAACTTTATGCATTGATGATATGAGGATGTGACTGCACCGATCGCATATAGCCAGTCTCGTCATATGATCGCATTATAGGGAGCTCGACAATCCAGCAACAAGAAATTTCCTAGAACGGACTTGTCAGCCACTGTTATATGCATCTTTACTTTCTAAATCGCCTTTGTAACTTCGCCACTGAAGCCTGTTAGAATAcgtgcatccaactcaaaaccaattggcagtaAGTGGAGAGGCCCTATGAGATTATAGACCGCAGGATCTTAGActcccagacaatgtgggactaataatctcaacatgccccccacgtgtagcctcgtttggtctaacacgtggacaataaatcaggTGAtgtggagtaaaggcgcggtcaaatgactcgtcgcaaatagcctgctatgataccatgtTAGATTACGGGCATcctactcaaaaccaattggcaatgagtggatagGCCCTAAGtattataaactgcaggatcaTATATTTCCCAGACAATGTggaactaataatctcaacattccccctcacgtgtagcctcgttgggtctaacacgtggacaataaatcgggtgatgcGGAGTAAAGGTGTGGTCAAacgactcgacacaaatagcctgctctgataccatgttagaatacggggaTCCAACTCCAAACCAATTGGAAATAAGTGGAGAGGCCCTatgagattataaaccgcaagatcttagattcccagacaatgtgggacaaATAATCTCACCAAAGCTGATAATTGGATTTTCTTCCTCCTCGATCAAGTCGTGTGAGAGATTCATACAGGAATAGGCTCCTGAAAACAGCACGctcactgaacttcctgtatccaCTAGAATACGGTGTGCACGGAACATGCCAATCCAACCTGTTATAACGATAGTATTATTGTGGGGAGCATATATACCTATCATGTCTGCTTCAAACAACTCGATCTTTGTGCATCCAATCTCCAGAATTTCTGCTCCATTTCCACTGACAAAATCGATGTGGTTTGTCACGCACCATTCCTTTAATTGCCAGAGCTTTATCCTGGTCTCATCTTCTGATGCCCGTCTAGTCATTGAATGGATCATGGCGTGACTGACATTAATCACATGTGCATTAATCATATGTGTTGTTCCAAATTGTCCCGAACCTTTCCCAAAATCCTTTTTCATGTACTCTTGTAGCTTTCCAGCGTCTATCATTCGTTGTACTTCGACCTGTAAGGAGCGACAATTCTCAGTCTTATGACCAATATCTTTATGATAATTGCAGTCTTTGATTTTATCACGTTTATCACGTGTATCCACTGGCAAAGGCCGTGGGGGGCTCAAATCCTTGCTTATTTTCTCATACAACTCTGTAAGTCGTATGTTCAATGGTGTCAACTTCATATCATGATGTTTCTGATATCCATTTACATTCATTCCCCATGGTTTTTCTCTCGAACTTCACCTCGATCATTATGCTTCCCACTCGAACGGTTCTTAGACTTGTCTTTCTTCCCATCATTTGGATGATTGGATGATCTGATAACATCTCTTGTTTCTCGAGCTTTTGAATCATCCTCAACTCGAGCATATTCTTCTTCTCGATCATACAATTCTTCCAGAGTCTTTGGTGGTTTCTTGACCAAGGAACCGTCCACACCTCTTTGGTCATACTGGTATGCCAGTTTGTAAGCTGCGATGATGACTTGATCATTGGCAGCATCCACATCGGCCAACTATTTCTTGAAGCGTCGAGTAAACTGTCTGATGTTTTCCTCCTTCCGGATTCCCAGGAGGAAAAATGCATGGCATCCCTTCCAATCACGTATGTTGTATTTGTAGTGAGAGCAAAATTCTCCAACCAGCTCGTGGTATGTCCCGATCAACTGTGCCTGGAGCTGATTGAACCACGTTATTAATTGCTCCACCAGTCAGTGACTATGGAAACATCTTGCACATCAACTCATCGTTGTACTTCCACGGAGTCATGGCAGTTTCATAATGCAAAACATGCTGATCTGGATCATCTGTTTTCTCATCGAATTCTGGCAGCTTGGGAACTTGAAAATTCATTAGCGGACGAAATTCTCTGATATTCAGTTTGAAGGGAGCTCCTGCGGCTCATGCAATCTGTTTATCCTTTCCTCTATGGAGTGCTTTTTCGACATTACTTTCTCGATCATCTTGCATAGGCGAGCATCTGTTATTGCGTTAACATCACCATCAGAGGAATTGTCTTCCAGCTCATAGTCCTGATCCTATGAAAATCAACTTTGGATATTATTCTTTTCCTTTGGGGACCAGTGGACTCTCTTCCAACTCTTTTTTACTCCGTACGATCAAAGTAATCACGCGAAAATTCTAACTCATCGTGTCAATCTCAAAACTCATCGTGACGATCTCGAAACTCATCCTCGTCATTCCTGAGGCGTTTTGAGTGGGCGGTGGTTCTGGCTGTACTCTGTTGAGTTGTAGTTGGCCGTTCTCGGGTTCCTGCTCGTCGGTCTCGTACACGCCTTCGTTTAGGTAGATCTCCAGTGACCAACAAATATTTCTATGGTCTATCAAGATCGATCACTTCTCTGTTTTGATCTACATCTCGCGGGTAACTCAACTTCCAAGACGCTCTCATACAGATCGACCCTTCTGGTTGTTCAGATTAACAATCCTTGGTCGAGACTGGTTCTCACGTTCCAATCTAAGGAGAGCGTTCTCTTTCTCTACATCATTCAGCTGACAATGCAACCGTTCTTCCTCCGTACTAAGAGTCGTTGTTCGTCCATCACGCAGATCATGTCGATCGTTATTCCTACTTGACGGGATGCCGAATACAATCCCTCGGTCTGCTCGAACTCGCGAGTTTTCTCCATCAGATATGAAATCAACATTCATTCATTCGTCTTCGATCATCGGTCGTTTTCGCTTCTCCGATTATTCGGATTCGGGAATCTGTCACGAACACGATCTGGGGTTTTTTCACGAACACGATCTCGACCATGATCTGGGGTTCTGCCACGAACATGATCACAACCCTGTCTGTTTCCGGTAGGCACTACAGGTGCTGATTGGACTGAGTGTCGAGGATTTCTAGCAGAAACGATCTTTCGTGTAGTCTGTCTTACTTTTGCCATAATCTCGATTCGGGAAAAACACGATCTCTTTTCTCGAATCCCCTTGGTCCGGCGCCAATTTTTGGTTGGTAAAATATTTTCACCTCCAAACACgaatatgatgataatgatgatgttgatattgatCGAAAagcttcctttctcttcacgtgAACAGTGTTGGGGGGTACCTGTAAAAAACCCTCTGATGTTTAAGTTAGCTAGAGTTTTTCACAGGAGTTTTAGTAGGGAAGATTGCATACCTTTTAGGGTTGTGAACCCATGTATTTATTTGTTGCACATCAGGGTCTTACCCTCATTTTGA
Above is a genomic segment from Papaver somniferum cultivar HN1 chromosome 10, ASM357369v1, whole genome shotgun sequence containing:
- the LOC113316491 gene encoding uncharacterized protein LOC113316491; translated protein: MNVNGYQKHHDMKLTPLNIRLTELYEKISKDLSPPRPLPVDTRDKRDKIKDCNYHKDIGHKTENCRSLQVEVQRMIDAGKLQEYMKKDFGKGSGQFGTTHMINAHVINVSHAMIHSMTRRASEDETRIKLWQLKEWCVTNHIDFVSGNGAEILEIGCTKIELFEADMIGIYAPHNNTIVITGWIGMFRAHRILVDTGSSVSVLFSGAYSCMNLSHDLIEEEENPIISFGEIICPTLSGNLRSCGL